The segment GAACAGGTACACCTGCTTGCCGTCGTTCAGATCCGCCAGCTTCTCGGCCTGCGACTGCAACTCGGCAGCCACTCGCTCGGTCGGTTCCGGATGGGCAAGCGGCGCCTGGCCGCCGAAGATCAAGCCGCGATGCCGCCCCACGCGATAGACGTGACGTCGCATGAGCTTGGCGGCGCGCTGGGTGGAACCGCCTGCACGCTGCTCCAGTTCCTCCGCGCCCACCAACGCGCCGATGCTGAAGCCGATGCGGCGGCTCACCGGAGAGATCGCCTCACGCGGCAGCATCGCCGTGCTGAGCGGCTTGGCCAGCATCGAGAGACCGTAGAACATCGCCGAGTTGCGTGCGGCCACATGGATCGGCAACACCGGCGTACGAGCGCGCTGCGAAAGTCGTGCGAAGCCATCGGACCAGCGGCCATCGCGCACGCCATCGGGTCGCATGCGCGACACTTCGCCCGCGGGAAACACGATCAGCGCCTCGCCGTTGTCCAGCGCGCGGTAGATGTCGCGCATGCGCGAAGCAGCGCCCTTGCCGAACACATCGACCGGGAGCAGCAACTTGTGCAACTGGGGAATGGCCATCAGCCAATCGTTGGCGAGGATGCGTACATCGCTGCGCACCGAACCGACCAGCTGCGCCAGCGCGAGCGCATCGACCATGCCGAGCGGATGATTGGCGACGATCAGCACGCCGCCTTCCACCGGAATGTTCTCGCGCTCCCGGGGATTGGCGTAGTAGCTGACGCCGAGCAGGTCGAGCGTGCGCTCGACGAAGTCGAAGCCTTCGGCCTCGCCGATCGCATTCAACGTACGGTTGAAGCCGTCCTGGTCAGCCAGGCGGCCCAGCATGCCGGCTACCTGCCGCCGGATCAGGGGATGCTGCGCCAACCATGGCAGACGTTCGGTGAGGGTCTGTTCAACGCTGAGCATGACCGCCTCCTGGGAATTACCCCAAATGCTGGTAGCGGATTATGACAGCAAGGTTATGCGAAAAGGATCAGAAGATGGCGACGACGACAACTTGCCGCAATTCAAACAGCCGGATGCATCAGATAGCCAGATGCAGATAGGCCGCCACGCCACCGAGGAACATCTGCACTGACAGCGCGATAAGCAACATGCCCATCACGCGCTCCAACGCGGTGAGAACGCTTTCGCCGAGCCAACGGAACAGGTACGTGGAGCACAACAGGATCACCGACGTGGCCAACCACGCGCCGAGCAGGGCAATGGCCCAGTCCGCCGTACGTCCGGGCTGAGTGTTGGTCAGCAACAGCAACGCCGCCATCGCGGATGGGCCGGCCACGCCAGGAATCGCCATCGGCACGATGAACGGCTCGCCTTCGCCCTGCTTGCCGAAGATGCCGCCACCATCCGCCGGCGGGAACACCATGCGGATACCGATGAGGAACAACACGATGCCGCCGGCAATGCTGATCGACTCCTGCCTCAGCTGCAGCAGCTTGAGGATCAGCTGCCCGCCCATGAGGAAACCGAGCAGCACGGCGAGCGCAATCAGCAGCTCGCGCACCATCACGTAACGACGCCGCCTGGGCGCGACATCCTTTAGCAAGGTCAGGAAAATCGGGATGTTGCCCAGCGGATCCATGATGAGGAACAACAGGATCGCCGCCGACAACGTGGTCATCTGCGTTTCCATGTCAGCACTGCTCCGACACGGTCATGCGGATACCCGCAGGTCGAGCGTGGCGCCACGCGCCGCCGCACCCTGCCCACCCAGCAGATAGATCACTGCCTCAGCGGTGGCGTCAGGCACCGGGTGGATGGTGGTGTCCTCGCCGAAATAGGCCGCCCGGCGCAAGGTGGTGCGCATGGGTGCGGGCAACAACGCATGCGCGCGCAAGGGCGTCTTCTCGGTCTCCTGGTGAAGGATCTCGACGAAGCGCTCGAGCGCCGCCTTGGAGACAGCGTAACCGCCCCAGTGCGCTCGCTGCATGAGCTCGGGATCATCAAGCACGAAGACGGCGGCACTGTCCGGCGCACGCGCCAGCAGCGGCATGCATGCCTGGGTGAGCGCGAACGGTGCGGACACGTTGACGTGCAGCGCGCGCAGCCAGTCGTCAGGCTTGTGCACGGAAAGCGGCGTGAGCCCATTGAAACTCGCGGCGGCGTGCACGATGCCGTCGAGGCGGCCGAAGTCGCGTTCGAGGCCATCGGCCAGTGCCTCGTAGTCGCGCGGCGTCGCGGCTTCCATGTCCAGCGGATGGATCACGGGCTCCGGCAAGCCTTCGCTCACCATGCCGTCGTAAAGCTGCTCGAGCTGGCGTTTGCGTCGACCGGTGATGACCACGGTGGCACCGGCGCGTGCGGCGGCGCGCGCCACTGCGGCACCCAGCCCACCGTAGGCGCCGGTCACCAGCACCACGCGGTCGGTGAGCGAGCCGGCAGGCGGCGTCCAGTCCTGCGGCAGACGAACAAGGGGAAGCGTCATCAGGAATCGGCCCCTTCCACGTCCGCAGCCATGCGCGCGAGTTCGCCCGAGGCCTTGAGGTCTTCCACGATGTCGCAGCCGCCGATCAGTTCGCCCTGGATGAACAGCTGGGGAAACGTCGGCCAGTTGGCGTAGTGCGGCAGCGCTGCACGCACCTCCGGGTCGGCCAGCACGTTCACCGCATGGAACTGCGCGCCAGCCTCCGTCAGTGCCTGCGCGGCACGACTGGAAAAGCCGCACATGGGGAACTGCGGCGTGCCCTTCATGAAGAGCACGATGGCGTGCTCGGCGAGCACAGCCTTGATTCGCTCATTAACGTCCATAAGTCAGGTCATTCATCATTACAATGCACGCGGATCGGTAGTGTATCAGTCGTATGCCCGCAGCCGGCCCATGGCTGTCCCGGCCCGACTCCTTATCCTCAGCCAACGCCCAGGAGCCACAACATGGCGATCGAACTCCCTCCCCTGCCCTATGAAAAGAACGCGCTCGAGCCGCACATCTCCGCGGAAACCCTCGAGTATCACTACGGCAAGCATCACCAGGCCTATGTGACCAACCTCAATAACCTCATCAAGGGCACCGAGTTCGAGAACGCCGCGCTCGAGGACATCATCAAGAAGTCCTCCGGCGGCGTGTTCAACAATGCCGCCCAGGTCTGGAACCATACCTTCTACTGGAACTCGCTCAGCCCGAACGGCGGCAAGGAGCCGACCGGCAAGCTGGCCGATGCCATCACCAAGGCCTTCGGTTCGGTCGAGAAGTTCAAGGAAGAATTCACCAAGTCGGCCGTGGGCAACTTCGGTTCCGGCTGGACCTGGCTGGTGCAGCGCCCGGACGGTTCGCTGGGCATCGTGAACACCTCCAATGCCGCCACGCCGATCACCGGCAGCGACAAGCCGCTGTTTACCTGCGACGTGTGGGAACACGCGTACTACATCGATTACCGCAACGCCCGTCCGAAGTACATCGAGGCGTTCTGGAACCTGGTGAACTGGGACTTCGCGGCCAAGAACCTGGCCTGATATCCGGGCAAGGCACAAAAAAACGGGGCCAATAGGCCCCGTTTTTTGTGCAAACCATGCTTTTGTAGGAGCGCACCCAGTGCGCGATAACGACGAAGCGATGACCATCGCATCGCGAAAACCGGTATCGCGGATACACCGCCGCTTTGGATCGCGCACTGGGTGCGCTCCTACAGGGCAGGTTTCGTCCTGGCTTACTGCTTCTCCATCAGCTTGCCCACCGCCGGATAAGCCTGTTGATCGCGTCCGAGCGCACGCGCAACGCCACTCAGACGTTCAATCAGTTGATCGGCGTCAGGCGCACACACCGTGGCGTGCCCCACCTTGCGCCCAACCCGCGGCTGCTTGCCGTAGTCATGCCAGTGGGCGTCGACGGCTTCCAGCACGGGCGCGGCGTCCGGCAATTCGCCGATCCAGTTGAACATGGCCGACAACCCGCGCGCGGAGGTATCACCCAGCGGCATGCCCAGCACCGCACGCACATGGTTTTCGAACTGGCTGGTGAGCGCGCCTTCGATGGTCCAGTGGCCGGAGTTGTGCACGCGCGGCGCCATCTCGTTGCCCAGCAGTTCGCCGTTCTTGACGAACAGTTCGAGCGCGAACACGCCCACGTAGTCGAGCTTCTCCGCCAACGTCCGGGCCAGACCCGTGGCGCGTTCCTGCAAGCCGGCGATGTCCGGCGCTGGCGCCAGGCTCAGGGATAGCACGCCATCGGTATGCCAGTTCTGGGTGAGCGGCCAGGTGCGGAATTCGCCATCGCGGGAACGCACGGCAATCACCGACAGCTCGCGATCGAACGGCACGAAGGCTTCCAGGATCAGCCCATGCGCCTCGGCCTGTGCACCCAGCGCGGCCCAGGCGGCATCGGCATCGGCCAGCGACTTGATGCGGAACTGACCCTTGCCGTCGTAGCCCAGCCGGCGGGTCTTGAGGATGGCCGGTGCACCGATCGCGGCCAATGCAAGGTCGAGGTCCTGGCGGGTATCGATGGCCTTGAAGTCGGGCGTCTG is part of the Dyella jiangningensis genome and harbors:
- a CDS encoding YhgN family NAAT transporter; protein product: MTTLSAAILLFLIMDPLGNIPIFLTLLKDVAPRRRRYVMVRELLIALAVLLGFLMGGQLILKLLQLRQESISIAGGIVLFLIGIRMVFPPADGGGIFGKQGEGEPFIVPMAIPGVAGPSAMAALLLLTNTQPGRTADWAIALLGAWLATSVILLCSTYLFRWLGESVLTALERVMGMLLIALSVQMFLGGVAAYLHLAI
- the grxD gene encoding Grx4 family monothiol glutaredoxin encodes the protein MDVNERIKAVLAEHAIVLFMKGTPQFPMCGFSSRAAQALTEAGAQFHAVNVLADPEVRAALPHYANWPTFPQLFIQGELIGGCDIVEDLKASGELARMAADVEGADS
- a CDS encoding SDR family NAD(P)-dependent oxidoreductase is translated as MTLPLVRLPQDWTPPAGSLTDRVVLVTGAYGGLGAAVARAAARAGATVVITGRRKRQLEQLYDGMVSEGLPEPVIHPLDMEAATPRDYEALADGLERDFGRLDGIVHAAASFNGLTPLSVHKPDDWLRALHVNVSAPFALTQACMPLLARAPDSAAVFVLDDPELMQRAHWGGYAVSKAALERFVEILHQETEKTPLRAHALLPAPMRTTLRRAAYFGEDTTIHPVPDATAEAVIYLLGGQGAAARGATLDLRVSA
- a CDS encoding GNAT family N-acyltransferase, which codes for MLSVEQTLTERLPWLAQHPLIRRQVAGMLGRLADQDGFNRTLNAIGEAEGFDFVERTLDLLGVSYYANPRERENIPVEGGVLIVANHPLGMVDALALAQLVGSVRSDVRILANDWLMAIPQLHKLLLPVDVFGKGAASRMRDIYRALDNGEALIVFPAGEVSRMRPDGVRDGRWSDGFARLSQRARTPVLPIHVAARNSAMFYGLSMLAKPLSTAMLPREAISPVSRRIGFSIGALVGAEELEQRAGGSTQRAAKLMRRHVYRVGRHRGLIFGGQAPLAHPEPTERVAAELQSQAEKLADLNDGKQVYLFKGASDSVVLREIGRLRELTFRKVGEGTGARRDLDVYDPHYEHLVLWDAKALRIVGSYRFGHGGRLIGERGMSSLYTSSLFNYSPALESRLSQGLELGRSFIAPAYWRSRALDQLWQGIGLYLQRHPELRYLFGPVSMSVSIPREAREWIAAAHQHYFGAPGLASARQPFVVSKDVIELVRTALEGLDPAAGLGKLKHHLDALGVSLPVLYRQYVDLVEPEGVQFLDFGEDPGFSGCVDGLVMLDLANLKPAKRARYLGKP
- a CDS encoding 5-(carboxyamino)imidazole ribonucleotide synthase; protein product: MSTRRQLVLGILGGGQLARMLALAAAPLGVKSLVVDSAADACAGQVAPLVVADWTDYDALEHFARQVDVVTFDFENVPAETAHWLAERVAVFPAPRALAVAQDRLAEKTLFRECGLQTPDFKAIDTRQDLDLALAAIGAPAILKTRRLGYDGKGQFRIKSLADADAAWAALGAQAEAHGLILEAFVPFDRELSVIAVRSRDGEFRTWPLTQNWHTDGVLSLSLAPAPDIAGLQERATGLARTLAEKLDYVGVFALELFVKNGELLGNEMAPRVHNSGHWTIEGALTSQFENHVRAVLGMPLGDTSARGLSAMFNWIGELPDAAPVLEAVDAHWHDYGKQPRVGRKVGHATVCAPDADQLIERLSGVARALGRDQQAYPAVGKLMEKQ
- the sodB gene encoding superoxide dismutase [Fe], whose amino-acid sequence is MAIELPPLPYEKNALEPHISAETLEYHYGKHHQAYVTNLNNLIKGTEFENAALEDIIKKSSGGVFNNAAQVWNHTFYWNSLSPNGGKEPTGKLADAITKAFGSVEKFKEEFTKSAVGNFGSGWTWLVQRPDGSLGIVNTSNAATPITGSDKPLFTCDVWEHAYYIDYRNARPKYIEAFWNLVNWDFAAKNLA